The following coding sequences lie in one Leucobacter allii genomic window:
- a CDS encoding TetR/AcrR family transcriptional regulator → MPAPSRAARGRPPASSREMIADAACELFLEQGYEATSITEITRRTGVSRSSFFNYFATKSEILWFAFDARAAEVSASLADSGIGIAEALARFGAGEPPTTLALAIVDARTMGVEAELAAGRAARQLRLAEAVAARLMRDGAPSLRAEIIAAGYAGAAVAAVWRWADLGAGRHALGAVLAEGLTEAERLLGAA, encoded by the coding sequence ATGCCCGCACCCTCCCGCGCCGCCCGCGGCCGTCCGCCCGCCTCGTCGCGGGAGATGATCGCCGACGCGGCATGCGAACTGTTCCTCGAGCAGGGCTACGAGGCGACATCGATCACGGAGATCACGCGGCGCACGGGAGTCAGCCGCTCGAGCTTCTTCAACTACTTCGCGACGAAGTCCGAGATCCTGTGGTTCGCCTTCGATGCGCGCGCCGCGGAGGTCTCGGCGTCGCTCGCGGATTCCGGGATCGGGATCGCCGAGGCGCTCGCGCGCTTCGGGGCGGGGGAGCCGCCGACCACCCTCGCCCTGGCGATCGTGGACGCCCGCACGATGGGCGTCGAGGCGGAGCTCGCCGCCGGCCGCGCCGCGCGGCAGCTGCGGCTGGCGGAGGCCGTCGCCGCACGACTGATGCGGGACGGCGCCCCGTCGTTGCGGGCGGAGATCATCGCGGCCGGCTACGCCGGGGCGGCGGTCGCGGCGGTGTGGCGCTGGGCCGATCTCGGCGCCGGCCGGCACGCGCTGGGCGCCGTGCTCGCCGAGGGGCTCACCGAGGCCGAGCGCCTGCTCGGCGCGGCCTGA
- a CDS encoding SDR family oxidoreductase — MTPNQDPRTRYPRPPMPAQQQPAQPGLTGRMEPPPDHGEGSYTGHGRLAGLRALITGGDSGIGRAVAIAYGREGADVAISSLPEEVEDAEATRAEVERAGARCAWLPGDLREEAACVELVSRAVAELGGLDVLVLNAGVQRERDANAEIEREQILEVFTTNLVAPLLLFREAAPHLQPGASVIVTASIQSFNPSPDLLDYAMTKAALVAFTRALAVQQGERGVRVNAVAPGPIWTPLIPATGWDEKLVHFGEDTPLGRPGQPAELAGAYVYLASEDASYVSGAVVPVTGGKHL; from the coding sequence ATGACCCCGAACCAGGACCCCCGCACCCGCTACCCCCGTCCGCCGATGCCGGCGCAGCAGCAGCCGGCGCAGCCGGGACTCACCGGGCGGATGGAGCCGCCGCCCGATCACGGCGAGGGCAGCTACACCGGGCACGGCCGCCTCGCCGGCCTGCGCGCGCTCATCACCGGCGGGGACTCCGGCATCGGCCGGGCCGTCGCCATCGCCTACGGGCGCGAGGGCGCCGACGTCGCCATCTCCTCGCTGCCGGAGGAGGTCGAGGACGCGGAGGCGACGCGGGCGGAGGTGGAGCGCGCGGGCGCGCGCTGCGCGTGGCTGCCGGGTGATCTCCGCGAGGAGGCGGCCTGCGTCGAGCTCGTATCGCGCGCGGTCGCCGAGCTCGGCGGCCTCGACGTTCTCGTGCTCAACGCGGGCGTGCAGCGCGAGCGCGATGCGAACGCCGAGATTGAGCGCGAGCAGATCCTCGAGGTGTTCACGACCAATCTCGTCGCGCCGCTGCTGCTGTTCCGCGAGGCGGCGCCGCATCTGCAGCCCGGGGCGAGCGTCATCGTCACCGCCTCCATCCAGTCGTTCAACCCCTCGCCCGACCTCCTCGACTACGCCATGACGAAGGCGGCGCTCGTCGCCTTCACCCGCGCGCTCGCGGTGCAGCAGGGGGAGCGCGGCGTCCGCGTGAACGCGGTCGCGCCCGGCCCGATCTGGACGCCGCTCATCCCGGCCACCGGCTGGGACGAGAAGCTCGTGCACTTCGGCGAGGACACTCCGCTCGGGCGTCCCGGACAGCCGGCAGAACTGGCGGGAGCCTACGTCTACCTCGCCTCCGAGGATGCCTCCTACGTCTCGGGCGCCGTCGTACCGGTGACGGGCGGCAAGCACCTCTGA
- a CDS encoding DUF6766 family protein: MRLKDHALSIVFAVAFLAALVGQSFAGLADFNEEQLRHGAATSRWFDFVTSSDFIVDVAENWQSEYLQFFLFILATVWFVQRGSPESKRPGDEGPGSDEDQLVGAHARPDSPGWAKRPGWRLALYGNSLLLTMGAIFLASWVLQAMAGVTVANDERLLHGQAELGFLEYLASPDFWNRTLQNWQSELLAVGSMVAFSIFLRQRGSAESKPVGTPHDESAVESE; this comes from the coding sequence GTGCGCCTCAAGGATCACGCCCTCTCCATCGTCTTCGCCGTCGCGTTCCTCGCCGCGCTCGTCGGCCAGTCCTTCGCCGGGCTCGCGGACTTCAACGAGGAGCAGCTGCGCCACGGCGCAGCGACGAGCCGGTGGTTCGACTTCGTCACCTCATCCGACTTCATCGTCGACGTGGCGGAGAACTGGCAGTCGGAGTACCTGCAGTTCTTCCTCTTCATCCTGGCCACCGTCTGGTTCGTGCAGCGCGGTTCGCCCGAATCGAAGCGACCGGGCGACGAGGGGCCCGGCAGCGACGAGGATCAGCTCGTCGGCGCGCATGCCCGCCCGGACTCCCCGGGCTGGGCGAAACGACCGGGCTGGCGCCTGGCGCTGTACGGCAACTCGCTGCTGCTCACGATGGGCGCGATCTTCCTGGCCTCCTGGGTGCTGCAGGCCATGGCCGGCGTGACCGTGGCCAACGACGAGCGGCTGCTCCACGGCCAGGCGGAGCTGGGGTTCCTCGAGTATCTGGCCTCGCCCGACTTCTGGAACCGCACGCTTCAGAACTGGCAGTCGGAGCTGCTCGCCGTCGGAAGCATGGTGGCGTTCTCGATCTTCCTCCGCCAACGGGGCTCCGCCGAGTCGAAGCCCGTCGGCACGCCCCACGACGAGAGCGCCGTCGAGTCGGAGTGA
- a CDS encoding Rieske 2Fe-2S domain-containing protein: protein MTNAVAAALSVTSLLLGGRLDWAATLRRHGPSLRGAGDAVGANLAVAGRMLGGWAEAELSDPATAAALGDGEGRVIRDGVAPVGVARVDGAECRVSGVCPHLGGVLRWNPAERSWDCPLHGSRFTARGERLEGPAVTDLEPR, encoded by the coding sequence ATGACGAATGCGGTCGCGGCGGCCCTGTCCGTCACCTCGCTGCTGCTCGGCGGCCGGCTCGACTGGGCCGCGACGCTGCGCCGCCACGGACCGTCGCTCCGTGGCGCCGGCGATGCCGTCGGGGCGAATCTCGCGGTCGCGGGCCGGATGCTCGGCGGCTGGGCCGAGGCGGAGCTGAGCGATCCGGCGACGGCCGCCGCCCTCGGTGACGGGGAGGGACGCGTCATCCGCGATGGCGTGGCCCCCGTGGGCGTCGCCCGCGTGGACGGCGCGGAGTGCCGCGTCTCCGGCGTCTGCCCGCACCTCGGCGGCGTCCTCCGCTGGAACCCGGCGGAGCGCAGCTGGGACTGCCCCCTGCACGGCTCGCGGTTCACGGCCCGCGGCGAGCGCCTCGAGGGGCCCGCGGTCACCGACCTCGAACCCCGCTGA
- a CDS encoding DNA topoisomerase IB — translation MNAEAPRRRGRRLAITRRIEDGEAVYLRGGRRITRRSELSRLDALAVPPAWTDVEISASPRSKILARGIDAAGRAQAIYHSAFRARQDREKFARMVRFARALPALRARVDRDLRRRRLGRDRVSACVIRLIDRELFRVGNPEYARRHRSFGVTTLREDHVVTDTTAVEFDFVGKSGARQSRRVADPRIARVVARLQELPGPELFRFFDEDGEIRELRSRHVNAYLRRHAGRGFSAKDFRTWGATVIVAAALARLDPADAEEPKRAAAAARDAVREAAERLGNTPAVTRSAYVDPRVLAAFEDAGTVAALARARRRMRARHHLTVDEQYALALLTGSIGRGKRGSGGTGS, via the coding sequence GTGAACGCGGAGGCGCCCCGGAGGCGGGGGAGACGGCTCGCGATCACGCGCCGGATCGAGGACGGCGAGGCCGTCTACCTCCGCGGCGGACGCCGCATCACGAGACGCTCCGAGCTCTCCCGCCTCGACGCGCTCGCCGTTCCTCCGGCCTGGACCGACGTGGAGATCTCGGCATCGCCGCGATCGAAGATCCTCGCCCGCGGCATCGACGCCGCGGGGCGGGCGCAGGCGATCTACCACTCGGCCTTCCGCGCCAGGCAGGATCGGGAGAAGTTCGCGCGCATGGTCCGCTTCGCCCGCGCCCTCCCCGCGCTGCGGGCGCGGGTCGACCGGGATCTGCGCCGCCGCCGGCTCGGACGCGATCGCGTCTCCGCCTGCGTGATCCGCCTCATCGACCGTGAGCTCTTCCGCGTCGGCAATCCGGAGTACGCGAGGCGGCACCGCAGCTTCGGCGTCACGACCCTGCGCGAGGACCATGTCGTCACCGACACGACGGCCGTGGAGTTCGACTTCGTCGGGAAGAGCGGCGCGCGCCAGTCCCGTCGCGTCGCCGATCCCCGGATCGCCCGGGTCGTGGCGCGGCTCCAGGAGCTCCCCGGCCCCGAGCTCTTCCGCTTCTTCGACGAGGACGGGGAGATCAGGGAACTCCGCAGCCGCCACGTGAACGCGTACCTCCGCCGCCACGCCGGCCGGGGGTTCTCGGCGAAGGACTTCCGCACCTGGGGCGCGACGGTGATCGTCGCCGCGGCACTCGCCCGCCTCGATCCCGCGGACGCGGAGGAACCGAAGCGCGCGGCCGCGGCCGCCAGAGACGCGGTCCGCGAGGCGGCGGAGCGGCTCGGCAACACGCCGGCCGTCACGCGCTCGGCCTACGTCGACCCCCGGGTGCTCGCGGCGTTCGAGGATGCAGGGACCGTGGCGGCGCTGGCCCGCGCCCGGAGACGGATGCGGGCCCGGCATCATCTCACCGTGGATGAGCAGTACGCTCTCGCGCTCCTCACGGGGAGCATCGGCCGCGGGAAGCGCGGGTCCGGGGGAACGGGGAGCTGA
- a CDS encoding carboxylate-amine ligase, protein MAEEDRSAPRTFGVEEEYLLLHAADGTPADRAAQLVRDLAEHGEDADREFFASQLETATPVCRTAAEAEAALTGFRARLAREAEHRGVVLAGTGLPPAGGEEAGTVTPQQRYRLIGEELGEAAAHQYVTGTHVHVAVPSSDAGVEVLARLARWAPALVALTANSPVWCGAETGFAAWRQIMNRSWPVSGYPPEFADGAAYERAIAQLVESGILIDSGIVTWEARLSQRFPTVELRIADAQLEAGEAVSFAVLVRALVEHALRDAAAGRARPEIAAGLVDGAVWKAARNGLDGELVDPLTARSLPAFDLVDLMIAEAQAELTEFGDFPRIERYVGRLRREGGPARRQLARFRERGMAGLLELYREGMGIGAPTAARAAARA, encoded by the coding sequence ATGGCGGAAGAGGATCGGAGCGCACCGCGCACCTTCGGCGTCGAGGAGGAGTACCTGCTGCTGCACGCCGCGGACGGCACCCCCGCCGACCGCGCGGCGCAGCTCGTCAGGGATCTCGCCGAGCACGGCGAGGACGCCGACCGCGAGTTCTTCGCGAGCCAGCTGGAGACCGCCACGCCGGTGTGCCGCACCGCCGCGGAGGCGGAGGCCGCGCTCACGGGCTTCCGCGCGCGCCTCGCCCGCGAGGCGGAGCACCGGGGCGTGGTGCTCGCGGGAACGGGGCTGCCCCCGGCGGGGGGCGAGGAGGCCGGGACCGTGACGCCGCAGCAGCGCTACCGGCTGATCGGGGAGGAGCTCGGCGAAGCCGCGGCCCATCAGTACGTCACCGGCACCCATGTGCACGTCGCGGTCCCCTCGTCCGACGCCGGGGTGGAGGTGCTCGCCCGGCTCGCGCGGTGGGCGCCCGCGCTCGTCGCGCTCACGGCGAACTCGCCCGTGTGGTGCGGGGCGGAGACCGGCTTCGCCGCCTGGCGGCAGATCATGAACCGCTCCTGGCCCGTCTCCGGGTATCCGCCGGAGTTCGCCGACGGCGCCGCCTACGAACGGGCGATCGCCCAGCTCGTGGAATCGGGGATCCTCATCGACTCCGGCATCGTCACCTGGGAGGCCCGACTGTCCCAGCGCTTCCCCACGGTCGAACTGCGGATCGCGGATGCGCAGCTCGAGGCCGGCGAGGCGGTCTCCTTCGCCGTGCTCGTGCGCGCGCTCGTCGAGCACGCCCTGCGCGATGCGGCGGCCGGCCGGGCGCGGCCCGAGATCGCGGCCGGGCTCGTCGACGGCGCCGTCTGGAAGGCGGCGAGGAACGGCCTCGACGGCGAGCTCGTCGATCCGCTCACCGCGCGGTCGCTGCCGGCATTCGACCTCGTCGACCTCATGATCGCGGAGGCGCAGGCCGAGCTCACCGAGTTCGGCGACTTCCCGAGGATCGAGCGCTACGTCGGCAGGCTCAGGCGCGAGGGCGGCCCCGCGCGGCGGCAGCTTGCCCGCTTCCGCGAGCGCGGCATGGCCGGCCTCCTCGAGCTCTACCGCGAGGGCATGGGGATCGGCGCCCCGACGGCCGCGCGCGCCGCCGCCCGCGCGTGA
- a CDS encoding bifunctional alpha,alpha-trehalose-phosphate synthase (UDP-forming)/trehalose-phosphatase, giving the protein MNAMQDMTGGRELVMVSNRLPVDRVTNDDGSTSWRASPGGLVTAVQPIVEQLGCVWVGWAGSADEAVEPFELGAMRLVPIELSAEDIALYYEGFSNGTLWPLYHDVIAQPEYHREWWDRYRRVNQRFAEQVAATASEQAIVWVHDYQLQLVPAMLRELRPDLTIAFFLHIPFPPGRLFAQLPWRRQVVRGLLGADVIGFQQTTDAVAFRMAVERFTRAPALGNTIVLPASADGPSRTVLAQEFPISIDAESFAEIARRPETRERAKEIRADLGDPRIVMLGVDRLDYTKGIRHRLKAFNELLEDGELDPTDIVFVQVASPSRERVDAYRQLRDEVEGTVGRINGAHGTIGRAPLNYLHRGFTRDEMVALYLAADVLLVTPLRDGMNLVAKEYVACRDDERGVLVLSEFAGAADELRDALLVNPHDIEGLKAAIVRAAHMPREEQRRRMHALRRAVADNDVAHWAAGYLGAVRAAAESGEIGVGGTRTEPVAVSAAFVPRSIDDRIRRLAASPALIVATDFDGTLAPIVPRPQDARILPRAQQAIDVLRLSPGVSVAVLTGRSLAGLAETGLRTEGWIVSGSHGSELAGLESEPPAPLSEDETLALGRATRRFERIFGPEAGVRLERKPFGLAVHTREVADPVQADELLAAAVELGAAEGLQVREGKQVREFSVRAADKGTVLRRIRDALPEAPVLFLGDDVTDEDVFRVLGPDDLGIKVGPGETAASERVPDTATAAAVIALLAELRTGIVIGSDAALPED; this is encoded by the coding sequence ATGAACGCCATGCAGGACATGACCGGCGGGCGCGAGCTCGTCATGGTCTCGAACCGCTTGCCGGTCGACCGGGTCACGAACGATGACGGATCCACGTCCTGGCGCGCCTCGCCCGGAGGCCTCGTCACTGCCGTACAGCCCATCGTGGAGCAGCTCGGCTGCGTGTGGGTGGGTTGGGCGGGCAGCGCCGACGAGGCCGTGGAGCCCTTCGAGCTCGGCGCGATGCGGCTCGTGCCGATCGAGCTCAGCGCCGAGGACATCGCGCTCTACTACGAGGGCTTCTCGAACGGGACGCTGTGGCCGCTCTACCACGACGTCATCGCCCAGCCCGAGTACCACCGCGAGTGGTGGGATCGCTACCGGCGGGTGAACCAGCGCTTCGCGGAGCAGGTCGCGGCGACGGCCTCGGAGCAGGCCATCGTGTGGGTGCACGACTACCAGCTGCAGCTCGTCCCCGCGATGCTCCGCGAGCTGCGGCCCGACCTCACGATCGCCTTCTTCCTGCACATCCCCTTCCCGCCCGGCCGGCTGTTCGCCCAGTTGCCGTGGCGGCGCCAGGTGGTGCGCGGGCTCCTCGGCGCCGACGTCATCGGCTTCCAGCAGACCACCGATGCGGTCGCCTTCCGCATGGCGGTGGAGCGCTTCACGCGCGCGCCGGCCCTCGGCAACACGATCGTCCTCCCCGCCTCGGCAGACGGGCCCTCGCGCACCGTCCTCGCCCAGGAGTTCCCGATCTCCATCGACGCGGAGTCGTTCGCCGAGATCGCCAGGCGCCCGGAGACCCGCGAGCGCGCGAAGGAGATCCGCGCGGATCTCGGCGACCCGCGCATCGTCATGCTCGGGGTCGACCGGCTCGACTACACCAAGGGCATCCGCCACCGGCTGAAGGCCTTCAACGAACTCCTCGAGGACGGCGAGCTCGACCCGACGGACATCGTGTTCGTGCAGGTCGCGAGCCCGAGTCGGGAGCGCGTCGACGCGTACCGGCAGCTCAGGGACGAGGTCGAGGGAACCGTCGGCCGCATCAACGGCGCGCACGGCACGATCGGCCGCGCCCCGCTGAACTACCTGCACCGCGGGTTCACCCGGGACGAGATGGTCGCGCTCTACCTGGCCGCCGACGTGCTGCTCGTCACCCCGTTGCGCGACGGGATGAACCTCGTCGCGAAGGAGTACGTGGCGTGCCGCGACGACGAGCGCGGCGTGCTCGTGCTCAGCGAGTTCGCCGGCGCGGCCGACGAGCTCCGCGACGCGCTGCTCGTCAATCCGCACGACATCGAGGGGCTGAAGGCCGCGATCGTGCGCGCGGCGCACATGCCCCGCGAGGAGCAGCGGCGCCGCATGCACGCACTGAGACGGGCCGTCGCCGACAACGACGTCGCCCACTGGGCGGCCGGCTACCTGGGCGCCGTGCGCGCCGCGGCCGAGTCGGGGGAGATCGGCGTCGGCGGCACGCGTACCGAGCCCGTCGCGGTCTCGGCCGCCTTCGTGCCGCGCAGCATCGACGACCGGATCCGGCGCCTCGCCGCCTCCCCGGCGCTGATCGTGGCCACGGACTTCGACGGGACGCTCGCGCCGATCGTCCCACGGCCGCAGGACGCGCGGATCCTGCCGCGCGCGCAGCAGGCGATCGACGTGCTGCGCCTGTCGCCGGGGGTGAGCGTCGCCGTGCTCACCGGACGGTCCCTCGCGGGGCTCGCGGAGACGGGGCTGCGCACGGAGGGCTGGATCGTCTCCGGATCCCACGGCTCGGAGCTCGCGGGGCTCGAGAGCGAACCCCCGGCGCCGCTGTCGGAGGACGAGACGCTCGCGCTCGGGCGGGCGACGCGGCGCTTCGAGCGGATCTTCGGCCCCGAGGCCGGGGTGCGGCTCGAGCGCAAGCCGTTCGGGCTCGCGGTGCACACGCGGGAGGTCGCCGATCCGGTCCAGGCCGACGAGCTGCTCGCGGCGGCGGTGGAGCTCGGCGCCGCAGAGGGGCTGCAGGTGCGCGAGGGGAAGCAGGTGCGCGAGTTCTCGGTGCGCGCCGCCGACAAGGGGACGGTGCTGCGCCGCATCCGCGACGCGCTGCCGGAGGCGCCGGTGCTCTTCCTCGGCGACGACGTGACCGATGAGGACGTCTTCCGCGTGCTCGGGCCGGACGACCTGGGCATCAAGGTCGGCCCGGGGGAGACGGCGGCGAGCGAGCGGGTGCCGGACACGGCGACGGCCGCCGCCGTCATCGCCCTGCTCGCCGAGCTCCGCACCGGCATCGTGATCGGCTCCGACGCCGCCCTCCCCGAGGACTGA
- a CDS encoding vWA domain-containing protein, whose protein sequence is MGIERRSRGIARIGIAAAVVGIIALPGWTAPPAAAVDSAATIVVSVGGDRVSDTVVGGLAGAELRLYATADAVEPAASCASDAAGTCTMAVPQELLGSTAWVRQISAPPGWEMNAALRTGPGSNSTSEESPYAFETPVLVDGTAYRSTREFMYSSSNSLSTRSNGVWQNSRANPALPEACGIDVALVFDLSASVGSALSGLKSAADALVDALAGTPSRMGLFSFSAQSPSEQTAGGVSENHPGLLPISTDAGAEEVKSWYADWSLGRGTNWDDALQTVTAADEAYDVAIVLTDGNPTRWGGDAGLHGDGGNTHLTDVEAAVFSANALKAEGTRVVSFGIGKGVEGITSLNLAAISGPVAFDGANAATADHFQIPEFSDAGDVLRAIATQQCAGSLTVVKQIVPEDRAGEDVSGAVPAGAGWEFAASGDDAGTAVSPGTAVTADDGTGSVTFAVDTGGAAGRVGIAETQQAGYQLVTQGGRNAVCRELGTDASVAVENSGGLGFDVPVNPGEAITCTMYNRALPVPVESSVRVDKTWVVDGESFAHGDQPSGIDAEALVTGPDGEPDPLEFGAERGGYTPGALVEVDETVQITRAGCTLEDARVTAAPGGAASGELPSSAELDAGLNVWALTNVVHCEATSAAGADASGAAADAGAEADASAGSGAGGAATGGSDARGADGAAGAAPGTGPLATTGGGPLPLVAAGILVLLGAAALAARSRRHATDIRPR, encoded by the coding sequence ATGGGGATCGAACGACGCAGCAGGGGAATCGCGCGCATCGGCATCGCGGCGGCGGTGGTCGGGATCATCGCGCTGCCGGGCTGGACGGCACCGCCGGCGGCGGCGGTCGACAGCGCGGCGACGATCGTGGTCAGCGTCGGCGGTGACCGGGTCTCCGACACGGTGGTCGGCGGACTCGCGGGTGCGGAGCTGAGACTCTACGCGACCGCCGACGCCGTCGAGCCGGCGGCGAGCTGCGCGTCGGATGCGGCCGGAACCTGCACCATGGCGGTGCCGCAGGAGCTGCTCGGGTCGACCGCGTGGGTGCGGCAGATCTCCGCCCCGCCCGGCTGGGAGATGAACGCCGCGCTGCGCACCGGTCCGGGCAGCAACAGCACCTCGGAGGAGAGCCCCTACGCCTTCGAGACGCCGGTGCTCGTGGACGGCACGGCCTATCGCTCCACCCGCGAGTTCATGTACAGCTCGAGCAACTCGCTGAGCACCCGCTCGAACGGGGTCTGGCAGAACTCGCGCGCGAATCCCGCGCTTCCCGAGGCCTGCGGCATCGACGTCGCGCTCGTCTTCGACCTCTCGGCCTCCGTCGGCTCTGCCCTCTCCGGCCTGAAGTCGGCCGCCGACGCGCTCGTCGACGCGCTCGCAGGCACGCCCTCCCGGATGGGCCTCTTCAGCTTCTCCGCGCAGTCCCCGAGCGAGCAGACCGCCGGGGGCGTGAGCGAGAACCACCCGGGGCTCCTGCCGATCTCGACCGACGCCGGGGCGGAGGAGGTCAAGTCCTGGTACGCGGACTGGTCCCTCGGTCGCGGGACCAACTGGGACGACGCGCTGCAGACCGTGACGGCGGCCGACGAGGCCTACGATGTCGCGATCGTGCTCACCGATGGGAACCCGACGCGCTGGGGCGGCGATGCGGGGCTGCACGGCGACGGCGGCAATACGCACCTCACCGACGTGGAGGCCGCCGTCTTCTCCGCCAACGCGCTGAAGGCCGAGGGGACGCGCGTCGTCTCCTTCGGCATCGGCAAGGGCGTCGAGGGGATCACGAGCCTCAATCTGGCCGCGATCTCCGGGCCGGTGGCGTTCGACGGCGCGAACGCGGCGACCGCCGACCACTTCCAGATCCCCGAGTTCTCCGACGCCGGAGACGTGCTCCGGGCGATCGCGACCCAGCAGTGCGCCGGAAGCCTCACCGTGGTGAAGCAGATCGTGCCGGAGGATCGCGCCGGCGAGGACGTGAGCGGGGCGGTGCCGGCCGGTGCCGGCTGGGAGTTCGCCGCCTCGGGAGACGACGCGGGCACCGCGGTCTCCCCGGGGACGGCCGTCACCGCGGACGACGGCACGGGGAGCGTGACCTTCGCCGTGGATACGGGGGGAGCCGCGGGCCGTGTGGGCATCGCCGAGACGCAGCAGGCGGGATATCAGCTCGTCACGCAGGGCGGGAGGAACGCGGTATGCCGTGAACTCGGCACCGACGCCTCGGTAGCGGTGGAGAACTCCGGCGGGCTCGGTTTCGACGTGCCCGTCAACCCGGGCGAGGCGATCACCTGCACGATGTACAACCGTGCGCTGCCGGTGCCCGTCGAGAGCAGCGTCCGGGTCGATAAGACCTGGGTGGTCGATGGCGAGAGCTTCGCCCACGGGGATCAGCCGAGCGGCATCGATGCGGAGGCGCTCGTGACCGGTCCTGATGGCGAGCCCGACCCGCTCGAGTTCGGGGCCGAGCGCGGCGGGTACACCCCTGGCGCTCTCGTCGAGGTCGACGAGACCGTGCAGATCACGCGCGCCGGCTGCACCCTGGAGGACGCCCGTGTGACCGCGGCTCCGGGCGGCGCGGCCTCCGGCGAACTGCCGTCGTCGGCCGAGCTCGACGCGGGACTCAACGTCTGGGCGCTCACGAACGTGGTGCACTGCGAGGCGACGAGCGCCGCCGGAGCCGACGCCTCGGGCGCCGCGGCAGATGCGGGCGCCGAGGCTGATGCGAGCGCCGGATCGGGCGCCGGGGGCGCGGCAACCGGCGGATCCGACGCCCGCGGCGCCGACGGAGCGGCGGGTGCCGCTCCCGGGACGGGGCCGCTCGCGACCACCGGCGGCGGCCCGCTCCCGCTCGTCGCGGCGGGAATCCTCGTGCTGCTGGGCGCCGCCGCACTCGCGGCGCGATCCCGCCGTCACGCGACGGACATCCGCCCTCGATAG
- a CDS encoding CG0192-related protein, which yields MSIIHRTTLTPSKYELLAAWLPAQPWFSGDPARLEAIGAYRFDDPEGAVGIEGHLCTAGDDTVYHVPLSYRGAPLEAGEEFLVGTMEHGVLGTRWASDAIGDPVFRAVLASTIAHGGTGSREFVQDAEGAESERDPSVRVAGTGVAAAEVPELWAVEVQQRGTSTVAESEFAALAVLRVVDRAADGADDPVGTQSLRGAWGDRIGALLATLTV from the coding sequence ATGTCGATCATCCACCGGACCACGCTGACCCCGTCGAAGTACGAGCTGCTCGCCGCCTGGCTCCCCGCGCAGCCGTGGTTCAGCGGCGATCCCGCGCGCCTCGAGGCGATCGGCGCCTACCGCTTCGACGATCCCGAGGGGGCGGTCGGCATTGAGGGGCATCTCTGCACCGCGGGCGACGACACGGTCTACCACGTGCCGCTCAGCTATCGCGGCGCCCCGCTGGAGGCGGGGGAGGAGTTCCTCGTGGGCACGATGGAGCACGGCGTGCTCGGGACGCGGTGGGCGAGCGACGCCATCGGCGATCCGGTGTTCCGCGCCGTGCTCGCCTCCACGATCGCGCACGGCGGGACCGGCAGCCGCGAGTTCGTGCAGGACGCCGAGGGCGCCGAGAGCGAACGGGATCCCTCGGTGCGGGTCGCCGGCACGGGCGTCGCCGCGGCCGAGGTGCCGGAGCTGTGGGCGGTCGAGGTGCAGCAGCGCGGCACCTCGACGGTCGCGGAGAGCGAATTCGCCGCACTCGCGGTGCTCCGGGTGGTGGATCGGGCCGCAGACGGGGCCGACGACCCCGTCGGCACCCAGAGCCTCCGCGGCGCCTGGGGGGATCGCATCGGCGCGCTGCTCGCCACGCTCACCGTCTGA